From Anopheles darlingi chromosome 2, idAnoDarlMG_H_01, whole genome shotgun sequence, the proteins below share one genomic window:
- the LOC125947890 gene encoding chitin synthase chs-2 isoform X1, giving the protein MSAIRHRPLANGPNESDDNFSDDESTPLTHDIYGGSQRTVQETKGWDVFRDPPIKEDTGSMADQACLDLTIKILKIFAYLITFVIVLVGGVVAKGCVLFMSSQLRRDRKITYCNRDLARDKTFVVSLPEEERIAWMWALMIAFAVPEIGTFIRSTRICFFKSMKKPLKSHFLLVFLMESFHTIGLVLLFFVVLPEVDSVKGAMLTNCLCVIPGLLGMFSRTNKEGKRAVKSIVDLAAIAAQITGFVVWPLIENRPVLWLIPVSALLTSCGWWENYASAQSPFSFMRSLGRVKEDLKQTRYFTYMFLSVWKILLLFCLVLVLLFVRGDEVANLFSLFGVGYGPHKIVVEEVAVPFSSALPDLVEAAQAVDTIDIDAAYNTVTYVLIIQILAAYLCYIFGKFACKILIQGFSYAFPVNLTVPVAISLLIAACGIRSDDPCFFHGSIPDYLFFESPPVFRLNDFAARQMAWAWLLWLLSQTWITLHIWTPKCERLANTEKLFVTPMYNGLLIDQSMAMNRRRDDQADVKTEDLAEIEKEKGDEYYETISVHTDGSALPRPSVKSSDHITRIYACATLWHETKEEMMVFLKSIMRMDEDQCARRVAQKYLRIVDPDYYEFETHIFFDDAFEISDHSDDDIQCNRFVKILVDTIDEAASEVHQTNIRLRPPKKYPTPYGGRLVWTLPGKTKMIAHLKDKDRIRHRKRWSQVMYMYYLLGHRLMELPISVDRKEVMAENTYLLTLDGDIDFNPSAVTLLVDLMKKNKNLGAACGRIHPIGSGPMVWYQKFEYAIGHWLQKATEHMIGCVLCSPGCFSLFRGKGLMDDNVMRKYTTRSDEARHYVQYDQGEDRWLCTLLLQRGYRVEYSAASDAYTHCPEGFNEFYNQRRRWVPSTIANIMDLLMDYRRTIKINDNISLLYIFYQMMLMGGTILGPGTIFLMLVGAFVAAFKIDNWTSFYYNIIPIMLFMLVCFTCKSNIQLLVAQILSTVYALIMMAVIVGTALQLGEDGIGSPSAIFLIAMTGSFFIAACLHPQEFWCIASGIIYLLSIPSMYLLLILYSIINLNVVSWGTREVVAKKTKKELEQEKKEAEEAAKRVKQKSLLGFLQGGVGNGSDEEGSIDISIAGLFRCLLCTHGKTTDEKAQLIHISDALDSITKKIENLEKHIDPHGHHTRKRTASAGSKDHHLGSVAEDTEDDDEDEESETSTLQRDERDFLTNPYWIEDPDLKKGEVDFISSTEIQFWKDLIDQYLYPIDQNKEEQARIAHDLKELRDSAVFGFIMINALFVLIVFLLQLNKDNIHVKWPLGVKTNITYDEATQEVHISKEYLQLEPIGLVFVFFFALILVIQFTAMLFHRFGTLSHILASTELNWACNKKPEELSQDALIDKHAVEIVKNLQRLQGIDGDYDNDSGSGPDRIARRRTIQNLEKARQPRRQIGTLDVAFKKRFLKLTADENNTATPILTRRMTMRRETIRALEVRKNSVMAERRKSQMQTLGANNEYGVTVAPNGTNNGPARPTRTSNAGVSVKDIFNVNGGPGGDIYGVTGQVNQAYEPVIEDDDRNSLRLQPRNQVTWSNGSNPRL; this is encoded by the exons ATGTCTGCTATCAGACATCGACCTCTGGCAAATGGCCCCAACGAGAGCGATGACAACTTTTCGGACGACGAGAGCACACCCCTGACACATGACATCTACGGTGGAAG CCAGCGGACGGTGCAGGAGACGAAAGGATGGGACGTGTTCCGGGATCCTCCGATCAAGGAGGATACGGGGTCGATGGCCGACCAGGCATGCCTCGATCTGACGATCAAGATCCTGAAAATCTTCGCCTACCTCATCACCTTCGTGATCGTCCTCGTGGGCGGCGTGGTAGCGAAGGGTTGCGTCCTTTTCATGTCCTCGCAGTTGCGGCGCGATCGCAAAATCACCTACTGCAACCGTGATCTAGCCCGTGACAAAACGTTCGTCGTGTCACTGCCCGAAGAGGAACGGATAGCGTGGATGTGGGCACTGATGATTGCGTTCGCCGTACCGGAGATCGGTACCTTCATCCGGTCCACGCGTATCTGCTTCTTCAAGTCGATGAAGAAACCCCTCAAGTCACACTTTCTGCTGGTGTTCCTAATGGAATCGTTCCACACGATcggtctggtgctgctgttcttcGTCGTCCTGCCAGAGGTCGACTCGGTGAAGGGTGCCATGCTGACCAACTGCCTCTGCGTCATACCGG GTCTGTTGGGAATGTTCTCGCGTACCAACAAGGAAGGCAAACGGGCGGTGAAATCAATCGTCGATCTGGCCGCCATCGCTGCCCAGATTACCGGGTTTGTCGTGTGGCCACTGATCGAGAACCGTCCCGTGCTGTGGCTGATACCGGTGTCGGCCCTTTTAACGTCGTGCGGCTGGTGGGAGAACTACGCGTCCGCCCAGAGCCCGTTCTCGTTCatgcgctcgctcggtcgcgtTAAGGAGGATCTGAAGCAAACGCGTTACTTCACCTACATGTTCCTGTCGGTCTGGAAGATCCTTTTGCTATTCTGCCTGGTGCTTGTTCTACTGTTCGTGCGTGGTGATGAGGTCGCGAACCTGTTCTCCCTGTTCGGCGTTGGATACGGGCCGCACAAGATTGTCGTCGAGGAAGTCGCAGTCCCATTCAGTTCCGCACTGCCCGATCTAGTGGAGGCAGCCCAAGCGGTCGATACGATCGATATCGATGCCGCGTACAACACGGTTACGTACGTGTTGATCATTCAGATTCTGGCCGCCTATCTGTGCTACATCTTTGGCAAGTTCGCGTGCAAGATCCTGATCCAGGGCTTTAGCTACGCTTTCCCGGTCAATCTAACGGTGCCGGTCGCGATTTCGTTGCTCATTGCCGCCTGCGGTATTCGGAGTGATGATCCGTGCTTCTTCCATGGTTCCATACCGGATTATCTGTTCTTCGAGAGCCccccggtgttccggttgaaCGATTTCGCTGCACGTCAGATGGCGTGGGCctggttgctgtggttgctgtccCAGACCTGGATCACGCTACACATCTGGACACCGAAGTGCGAACGTTTGGCCAACACGGAGAAGCTGTTCGTGACGCCGATGTACAACGGGCTGCTGATTGATCAGTCGATGGCGATGAACCGTCGGCGCGATGATCAGGCGGATGTGAAGACGGAAGATTTGGCCGagatcgagaaggagaagggtgaCGAGTACTACGAGACGATCTCGGTGCATACGGATGGTTCTGCGTTGCCGAGGCCGAGTGTTAAATCGTCGGATCACATCACACGTATCTACGCTTGCGCTACGCTCTGGCacgaaacgaaggaagagATGATGGTGTTCTTGAAGTCGATCATGCGGATGGATGAGGATCAGTGCGCTCGCCGCGTTGCCCAGAAGTATCTGCGTATTGTGGATCCGGATTATTACGAGTTCGAAA CTCACATCTTCTTCGATGATGCGTTCGAAATTTCCGAtcacagcgacgacgacatccaGTGTAATCGCTTCGTGAAGATTCTGGTGGATACGATCGATGAGGCCGCCTCGGAGGTACATCAAACGAACATCCGGCTGCGACCACCGAAGAAGTATCCGACACCGTACGGTGGCCGTCTGGTGTGGACACTGCCCGGCAAAACGAAGATGATTGCACATCTGAAAGATAAGGATCGTATTCGGCACCGTAAGCGCTGGTCTCAGGTCATGTACATGTACTATCTGCTCGGTCACCGGCTGATGGAGCTGCCGATCTCCGTCGATCGGAAGGAAGTGATGGCAGAGAACACGTACCTGCTGACGCTCGATGGGGACATCGATTTTAACCCGTCCGCCGtcacgctgctggtggatttgatgaagaaaaacaagaacctGGGTGCGGCGTGCGGTCGCATTCATCCGATCGGTTCCGGGCCCATGGTGTGGTATCAGAAGTTCGAGTACGCCATCGGCCATTGGCTGCAGAAGGCAACGGAACATATGATCGGTTGTGTGCTTTGTAGCCCTGGCTGTTTCTCGCTGTTCAGAG GAAAAGGTTTGATGGATGACAACGTGATGCGCAAGTATACGACTCGATCGGATGAGGCCCGCCACTACGTGCAGTACGATCAGGGTGAGGATCGTTGGTTgtgtacgctgctgctgcagcgtggCTATCGCGTCGAGTACTCGGCTGCCTCAGACGCCTACACGCACTGTCCCGAGGGTTTCAACGAGTTCTACAACCAGCGCCGTCGCTGGGTACCGTCCACCATCGCCAACATCATGGACCTGCTGATGGACTATCGGCGCACGATCAAGATCAACGACAACATCTCGCTGCTGTACATCTTCTAccagatgatgttgatgggcGGTACGATTCTGGGCCCGGGCACGATCTTCCTCATGTTGGTCGGTGCGTTCGTGGCCGCATTCAAGATTGACAACTGGACCTCGTTCTACTACAACATCATACCGATCATGCTGTTTATGCTGGTGTGCTTCACGTGTAAATCCAACATCCAGCTACTGGTCGCACAGATACTGTCCACCGTTTATGCGCTCATTATGATGGCGGTGATCGTCGGTACAGCGTTGCAGCTCGGCGAGGACGGTATCGGTTCACCGTCGGCCATTTTCTTGATAGCGATGACGGGCTCATTCTTTATAGCAGCCTGCCTCCATCCGCAGGAGTTTTGGTGTATTGCGTCCGGTATCATTTATCTGCTTTCGATTCCGTCCATgtacctgctgctgatcctgtACTCGATCATCAACCTGAACGTCGTCTCGTGGGGTACCCGCGAGGTCGTGGccaagaagacgaagaaagagctggaacaggaaaagaaggaagcggaagaggCCGCCAAACGGGTGAAGCAAAAGTCCCTGCTCGGGTTCCTGCAGGGCGGTGTCGGTAATGGTTCGGATGAGGAAGGTTCGATCGATATTTCGATCGCGGGTCTGTTCCGGTGCCTGCTCTGTACGCACGGCAAGACGACGGACGAGAAGGCTCAGCTGATCCACATTAGCGATGCGCTCGATTCGATTACGAAGAAGATCGAAAACCTGGAGAAACATATCGATCCGCATGGACATCATACGCGCAAGCGAACGGCTTCGGCTGGTTCGAAGGACCACCACCTAGGTTCGGTGGCAGAAGATAcggaggatgacgatgaggacgaggagtCGGAGACTTCGACACTACAGCGCGACGAGCGTGACTTCCTGACCAACCCGTACTGGATCGAGGATCCGGATTTGAAGAAGGGCGAGGTAGACTTCATTTCTAGCACCGAAATCCAGTTCTGGAAGGATCTGATTGATCAGTACCTTTATCCGATCGACCAGAATAAGGAAGAACAG GCACGTATTGCGCACGATCTCAAGGAGTTGCGAGACTCCGCCGTGTTCGGTTTCATCATGATCAATGCACTGTTCGTGCTGATCGTCTTCTTGCTACAGCTCAACAAGGACAACATCCACGTCAAGTGGCCGTTGGGTGTTAAAACTAACATTACCTATGATGAGGCCACGCAAGAG GTTCACATCTCGAAGGAGTACCTACAGCTGGAACCGATTGGgttggtgtttgtgttctTCTTTGCGCTGATTCTGGTCATTCAGTTTACGGCTATGTTGTTCCATCGGTTCGGTACGTTGTCGCATATTTTGGCCTCGACCGAACTGAACTGGGCTTGCAACAAGAAGCCGGAAGAGCTATCGCAGGATGCGCTTATCGATAAA CATGCCGTTGAGATAGTGAAGAATCTACAGCGGCTGCAAGGAATCGATGGGGATTACGATAATGATTCGGGCAGTGGCCCGGATCGTATCGCACGCCGCCGAACGATCCAAAACCTCGAGAAGGCCCGGCAACCGCGCCGTCAGATCGGTACGCTCGATGTGGCGTTCAAGAAGCGCTTCCTGAAGCTGACCGCCGATGAGAACAATACCGCCACTCCAATCCTGACGCGCCGTATGACGATGCGCCGGGAAACGATACGCGCCCTGGAGGTGCGCAAGAACTCCGTCATGGCGGAGCGACGCAAATCGCAGATGCAAACGCTGGGCGCCAACAACGAGTACGGTGTTACCGTGGCACCAAAT GGCACCAACAATGGACCGGCGAGACCGACACGGACCTCGAATGCGGGCGTCAGCGTGAAGGACATCTTCAATGTGAACGGTGGCCCAGGTGGTGACATTTACGGTGTAACCGGGCAGGTGAACCAAGCGTACGAACCAGTGATCGAGGATGACGATCGCAACTCGCTACGCTTGCAACCGCGCAATCAGGTCACCTGGAGCAATGGTAGTAACCCACGGTTGTGA
- the LOC125947890 gene encoding chitin synthase chs-2 isoform X2 — translation MSAIRHRPLANGPNESDDNFSDDESTPLTHDIYGGSQRTVQETKGWDVFRDPPIKEDTGSMADQACLDLTIKILKIFAYLITFVIVLVGGVVAKGCVLFMSSQLRRDRKITYCNRDLARDKTFVVSLPEEERIAWMWALMIAFAVPEIGTFIRSTRICFFKSMKKPLKSHFLLVFLMESFHTIGLVLLFFVVLPEVDSVKGAMLTNCLCVIPGLLGMFSRTNKEGKRAVKSIVDLAAIAAQITGFVVWPLIENRPVLWLIPVSALLTSCGWWENYASAQSPFSFMRSLGRVKEDLKQTRYFTYMFLSVWKILLLFCLVLVLLFVRGDEVANLFSLFGVGYGPHKIVVEEVAVPFSSALPDLVEAAQAVDTIDIDAAYNTVTYVLIIQILAAYLCYIFGKFACKILIQGFSYAFPVNLTVPVAISLLIAACGIRSDDPCFFHGSIPDYLFFESPPVFRLNDFAARQMAWAWLLWLLSQTWITLHIWTPKCERLANTEKLFVTPMYNGLLIDQSMAMNRRRDDQADVKTEDLAEIEKEKGDEYYETISVHTDGSALPRPSVKSSDHITRIYACATLWHETKEEMMVFLKSIMRMDEDQCARRVAQKYLRIVDPDYYEFETHIFFDDAFEISDHSDDDIQCNRFVKILVDTIDEAASEVHQTNIRLRPPKKYPTPYGGRLVWTLPGKTKMIAHLKDKDRIRHRKRWSQVMYMYYLLGHRLMELPISVDRKEVMAENTYLLTLDGDIDFNPSAVTLLVDLMKKNKNLGAACGRIHPIGSGPMVWYQKFEYAIGHWLQKATEHMIGCVLCSPGCFSLFRGKGLMDDNVMRKYTTRSDEARHYVQYDQGEDRWLCTLLLQRGYRVEYSAASDAYTHCPEGFNEFYNQRRRWVPSTIANIMDLLMDYRRTIKINDNISLLYIFYQMMLMGGTILGPGTIFLMLVGAFVAAFKIDNWTSFYYNIIPIMLFMLVCFTCKSNIQLLVAQILSTVYALIMMAVIVGTALQLGEDGIGSPSAIFLIAMTGSFFIAACLHPQEFWCIASGIIYLLSIPSMYLLLILYSIINLNVVSWGTREVVAKKTKKELEQEKKEAEEAAKRVKQKSLLGFLQGGVGNGSDEEGSIDISIAGLFRCLLCTHGKTTDEKAQLIHISDALDSITKKIENLEKHIDPHGHHTRKRTASAGSKDHHLGSVAEDTEDDDEDEESETSTLQRDERDFLTNPYWIEDPDLKKGEVDFISSTEIQFWKDLIDQYLYPIDQNKEEQARIAVDLKELRNKSVFAFFMFNALFVLIVFLLQLNKDKLHIIWPLGVKTNITYDEVTAEVHISKEYLQLEPIGLVFVFFFALILVIQFTAMLFHRFGTLSHILASTELNWACNKKPEELSQDALIDKHAVEIVKNLQRLQGIDGDYDNDSGSGPDRIARRRTIQNLEKARQPRRQIGTLDVAFKKRFLKLTADENNTATPILTRRMTMRRETIRALEVRKNSVMAERRKSQMQTLGANNEYGVTVAPNGTNNGPARPTRTSNAGVSVKDIFNVNGGPGGDIYGVTGQVNQAYEPVIEDDDRNSLRLQPRNQVTWSNGSNPRL, via the exons ATGTCTGCTATCAGACATCGACCTCTGGCAAATGGCCCCAACGAGAGCGATGACAACTTTTCGGACGACGAGAGCACACCCCTGACACATGACATCTACGGTGGAAG CCAGCGGACGGTGCAGGAGACGAAAGGATGGGACGTGTTCCGGGATCCTCCGATCAAGGAGGATACGGGGTCGATGGCCGACCAGGCATGCCTCGATCTGACGATCAAGATCCTGAAAATCTTCGCCTACCTCATCACCTTCGTGATCGTCCTCGTGGGCGGCGTGGTAGCGAAGGGTTGCGTCCTTTTCATGTCCTCGCAGTTGCGGCGCGATCGCAAAATCACCTACTGCAACCGTGATCTAGCCCGTGACAAAACGTTCGTCGTGTCACTGCCCGAAGAGGAACGGATAGCGTGGATGTGGGCACTGATGATTGCGTTCGCCGTACCGGAGATCGGTACCTTCATCCGGTCCACGCGTATCTGCTTCTTCAAGTCGATGAAGAAACCCCTCAAGTCACACTTTCTGCTGGTGTTCCTAATGGAATCGTTCCACACGATcggtctggtgctgctgttcttcGTCGTCCTGCCAGAGGTCGACTCGGTGAAGGGTGCCATGCTGACCAACTGCCTCTGCGTCATACCGG GTCTGTTGGGAATGTTCTCGCGTACCAACAAGGAAGGCAAACGGGCGGTGAAATCAATCGTCGATCTGGCCGCCATCGCTGCCCAGATTACCGGGTTTGTCGTGTGGCCACTGATCGAGAACCGTCCCGTGCTGTGGCTGATACCGGTGTCGGCCCTTTTAACGTCGTGCGGCTGGTGGGAGAACTACGCGTCCGCCCAGAGCCCGTTCTCGTTCatgcgctcgctcggtcgcgtTAAGGAGGATCTGAAGCAAACGCGTTACTTCACCTACATGTTCCTGTCGGTCTGGAAGATCCTTTTGCTATTCTGCCTGGTGCTTGTTCTACTGTTCGTGCGTGGTGATGAGGTCGCGAACCTGTTCTCCCTGTTCGGCGTTGGATACGGGCCGCACAAGATTGTCGTCGAGGAAGTCGCAGTCCCATTCAGTTCCGCACTGCCCGATCTAGTGGAGGCAGCCCAAGCGGTCGATACGATCGATATCGATGCCGCGTACAACACGGTTACGTACGTGTTGATCATTCAGATTCTGGCCGCCTATCTGTGCTACATCTTTGGCAAGTTCGCGTGCAAGATCCTGATCCAGGGCTTTAGCTACGCTTTCCCGGTCAATCTAACGGTGCCGGTCGCGATTTCGTTGCTCATTGCCGCCTGCGGTATTCGGAGTGATGATCCGTGCTTCTTCCATGGTTCCATACCGGATTATCTGTTCTTCGAGAGCCccccggtgttccggttgaaCGATTTCGCTGCACGTCAGATGGCGTGGGCctggttgctgtggttgctgtccCAGACCTGGATCACGCTACACATCTGGACACCGAAGTGCGAACGTTTGGCCAACACGGAGAAGCTGTTCGTGACGCCGATGTACAACGGGCTGCTGATTGATCAGTCGATGGCGATGAACCGTCGGCGCGATGATCAGGCGGATGTGAAGACGGAAGATTTGGCCGagatcgagaaggagaagggtgaCGAGTACTACGAGACGATCTCGGTGCATACGGATGGTTCTGCGTTGCCGAGGCCGAGTGTTAAATCGTCGGATCACATCACACGTATCTACGCTTGCGCTACGCTCTGGCacgaaacgaaggaagagATGATGGTGTTCTTGAAGTCGATCATGCGGATGGATGAGGATCAGTGCGCTCGCCGCGTTGCCCAGAAGTATCTGCGTATTGTGGATCCGGATTATTACGAGTTCGAAA CTCACATCTTCTTCGATGATGCGTTCGAAATTTCCGAtcacagcgacgacgacatccaGTGTAATCGCTTCGTGAAGATTCTGGTGGATACGATCGATGAGGCCGCCTCGGAGGTACATCAAACGAACATCCGGCTGCGACCACCGAAGAAGTATCCGACACCGTACGGTGGCCGTCTGGTGTGGACACTGCCCGGCAAAACGAAGATGATTGCACATCTGAAAGATAAGGATCGTATTCGGCACCGTAAGCGCTGGTCTCAGGTCATGTACATGTACTATCTGCTCGGTCACCGGCTGATGGAGCTGCCGATCTCCGTCGATCGGAAGGAAGTGATGGCAGAGAACACGTACCTGCTGACGCTCGATGGGGACATCGATTTTAACCCGTCCGCCGtcacgctgctggtggatttgatgaagaaaaacaagaacctGGGTGCGGCGTGCGGTCGCATTCATCCGATCGGTTCCGGGCCCATGGTGTGGTATCAGAAGTTCGAGTACGCCATCGGCCATTGGCTGCAGAAGGCAACGGAACATATGATCGGTTGTGTGCTTTGTAGCCCTGGCTGTTTCTCGCTGTTCAGAG GAAAAGGTTTGATGGATGACAACGTGATGCGCAAGTATACGACTCGATCGGATGAGGCCCGCCACTACGTGCAGTACGATCAGGGTGAGGATCGTTGGTTgtgtacgctgctgctgcagcgtggCTATCGCGTCGAGTACTCGGCTGCCTCAGACGCCTACACGCACTGTCCCGAGGGTTTCAACGAGTTCTACAACCAGCGCCGTCGCTGGGTACCGTCCACCATCGCCAACATCATGGACCTGCTGATGGACTATCGGCGCACGATCAAGATCAACGACAACATCTCGCTGCTGTACATCTTCTAccagatgatgttgatgggcGGTACGATTCTGGGCCCGGGCACGATCTTCCTCATGTTGGTCGGTGCGTTCGTGGCCGCATTCAAGATTGACAACTGGACCTCGTTCTACTACAACATCATACCGATCATGCTGTTTATGCTGGTGTGCTTCACGTGTAAATCCAACATCCAGCTACTGGTCGCACAGATACTGTCCACCGTTTATGCGCTCATTATGATGGCGGTGATCGTCGGTACAGCGTTGCAGCTCGGCGAGGACGGTATCGGTTCACCGTCGGCCATTTTCTTGATAGCGATGACGGGCTCATTCTTTATAGCAGCCTGCCTCCATCCGCAGGAGTTTTGGTGTATTGCGTCCGGTATCATTTATCTGCTTTCGATTCCGTCCATgtacctgctgctgatcctgtACTCGATCATCAACCTGAACGTCGTCTCGTGGGGTACCCGCGAGGTCGTGGccaagaagacgaagaaagagctggaacaggaaaagaaggaagcggaagaggCCGCCAAACGGGTGAAGCAAAAGTCCCTGCTCGGGTTCCTGCAGGGCGGTGTCGGTAATGGTTCGGATGAGGAAGGTTCGATCGATATTTCGATCGCGGGTCTGTTCCGGTGCCTGCTCTGTACGCACGGCAAGACGACGGACGAGAAGGCTCAGCTGATCCACATTAGCGATGCGCTCGATTCGATTACGAAGAAGATCGAAAACCTGGAGAAACATATCGATCCGCATGGACATCATACGCGCAAGCGAACGGCTTCGGCTGGTTCGAAGGACCACCACCTAGGTTCGGTGGCAGAAGATAcggaggatgacgatgaggacgaggagtCGGAGACTTCGACACTACAGCGCGACGAGCGTGACTTCCTGACCAACCCGTACTGGATCGAGGATCCGGATTTGAAGAAGGGCGAGGTAGACTTCATTTCTAGCACCGAAATCCAGTTCTGGAAGGATCTGATTGATCAGTACCTTTATCCGATCGACCAGAATAAGGAAGAACAG GCGAGAATTGCCGTCGATCTGAAAGAACTGCGGAACAAGTCCGTGTTTGCATTCTTCATGTTCAACGCACTGTTCGTGCTGATCGTGTTCTTGCTGCAGTTGAACAAAGACAAGCTGCACATCATTTGGCCGTTGGGCGTGAAAACGAACATTACCTATGACGAAGTGACAGCCGAG GTTCACATCTCGAAGGAGTACCTACAGCTGGAACCGATTGGgttggtgtttgtgttctTCTTTGCGCTGATTCTGGTCATTCAGTTTACGGCTATGTTGTTCCATCGGTTCGGTACGTTGTCGCATATTTTGGCCTCGACCGAACTGAACTGGGCTTGCAACAAGAAGCCGGAAGAGCTATCGCAGGATGCGCTTATCGATAAA CATGCCGTTGAGATAGTGAAGAATCTACAGCGGCTGCAAGGAATCGATGGGGATTACGATAATGATTCGGGCAGTGGCCCGGATCGTATCGCACGCCGCCGAACGATCCAAAACCTCGAGAAGGCCCGGCAACCGCGCCGTCAGATCGGTACGCTCGATGTGGCGTTCAAGAAGCGCTTCCTGAAGCTGACCGCCGATGAGAACAATACCGCCACTCCAATCCTGACGCGCCGTATGACGATGCGCCGGGAAACGATACGCGCCCTGGAGGTGCGCAAGAACTCCGTCATGGCGGAGCGACGCAAATCGCAGATGCAAACGCTGGGCGCCAACAACGAGTACGGTGTTACCGTGGCACCAAAT GGCACCAACAATGGACCGGCGAGACCGACACGGACCTCGAATGCGGGCGTCAGCGTGAAGGACATCTTCAATGTGAACGGTGGCCCAGGTGGTGACATTTACGGTGTAACCGGGCAGGTGAACCAAGCGTACGAACCAGTGATCGAGGATGACGATCGCAACTCGCTACGCTTGCAACCGCGCAATCAGGTCACCTGGAGCAATGGTAGTAACCCACGGTTGTGA
- the LOC125948001 gene encoding stromal cell-derived factor 2, with the protein MVFHSSVLLDFALVVSLLSIIDLTLGARNNQYVTCGTVLKLQNVDYRVRLHSHDVKYGTGSGQQSVTATELQEDVNSHWAIKAATGKHCERGEPIKCGETIRLHHLATNKNLHSHHFQSPLSGNQEISAYGDDQGEGDSGDHWTLICSGDSWLRTNPVRLQHKDTDMYLGVSGRTFGRPINGQMEVVGLPNPYSGTEWVAAEGLFIHPTEKDSGARIHTEL; encoded by the exons ATGGTTTTCCATAGCAGCGTATTACTAGACTTCGCTCTAGTCGTTAGTCTTTTAAGTATCATCGATTTAACGCTTG GCGCTCGCAATAACCAATATGTGACCTGCGGAACCGTGCTGAAGCTGCAAAACGTGGACTATCGGGTTCGATTACATTCGCACGACGTAAAGTATGGCACCGGATCGGGCCAACAGTCCGTGACGGCGACGGAACTGCAGGAGGACGTGAACAGCCACTGGGCGATAAAGGCCGCCACTGGCAAGCACTGTGAGCGAGG AGAACCCATCAAGTGTGGTGAGACGATCCGATTGCACCACTTGGCAACCAACAAGAACCTCCACTCGCACCATTTCCAGAGTCCGCTGTCTGGAAATCAGGAAATCTCGGCCTATGGCGATGATCAGG GTGAAGGTGATAGCGGTGATCATTGGACGCTGATCTGCTCGGGTGATAGCTGGTTGCGGACGAACCCCGTGCGGCTGCAGCACAAGGACACTGACATGTATCTGGGTGTGTCGGGCCGTACCTTCGGGCGACCGATCAACGGACAGATGGAGGTGGTCGGCTTGCCAAACCCATACAGCGGTACGGAATGGGTTGCGGCCGAAGGTTTGTTCATACATCCGACGGAAAAGGACAGTGGAGCGCGTATCCACACGGAACTGTAA